One Streptomyces sp. CNQ-509 DNA window includes the following coding sequences:
- a CDS encoding ABC transporter ATP-binding protein encodes MQLRDLPHTDPGEPDVRSGRHFLVWLGRMQLGGQVAALLWGLVWMLPLGAMPLAVGMAVQAVVDRNGGRLAVAGALLIAFGALMALGDSMLHRAAVTNWITAASRVQQLLARKAADLGSILTRRVAAGEVVAVSTGDVEKIGWFVESFSRFTAALFTALAVTAGLVVYAPELGLLVAVALPVLALAPLPLLPYATRRADDQRAKAGRATELAADTVAGLRVLRGIGGEELFLDRYREASQKVRTAAVRSARMWALIHAVQVALPGVLLVVVVGHGAGLARNGTITVGELVTVYGAVTFLLFPMHHFAELAMAYSFSRPSAKRAARVLGLARTTTGGTGTDHGPLGGELHDPATGLRAAAGRMTAVVCGDPDAAGRLADRLGGHPAEPGELPSVRLGGVELDDVPLAGARAAVLVQDKDPMLLSGTLADLLDVPASGSVKPAAALAAAQCGDVLTALAQAAAAAPDGDGAPMGAPMGAPITERGRSLSGGQRQRLALARSLVADPEVLVLDEPTSAVDSHTEARIAESLREIRAGRTTVVFTSSPLLLDRADTVVFVQDGTVLAEGPHRELLHGDVAYRTVVTRETDGEKQAGRVPEGDPAVRGEGGVPQMMEETA; translated from the coding sequence ATGCAGTTGCGCGACCTGCCGCACACGGACCCCGGTGAACCCGACGTCCGATCCGGCCGCCACTTCCTCGTCTGGCTCGGCCGCATGCAGCTCGGCGGCCAGGTGGCCGCGCTCCTCTGGGGCCTGGTGTGGATGCTGCCCCTCGGCGCGATGCCGCTGGCCGTGGGCATGGCCGTGCAGGCGGTCGTGGACCGGAACGGCGGGCGGCTCGCGGTCGCCGGCGCGCTGCTGATCGCGTTCGGCGCGCTGATGGCGCTCGGCGACAGCATGCTGCACCGCGCGGCCGTCACCAACTGGATCACCGCCGCTTCCCGGGTCCAGCAGTTGCTGGCCCGCAAGGCCGCCGACCTGGGCTCGATCCTCACCCGGCGGGTGGCGGCCGGCGAGGTGGTCGCGGTGAGCACGGGCGACGTGGAGAAGATCGGCTGGTTCGTCGAGTCGTTCTCGCGGTTCACCGCCGCGCTGTTCACCGCCCTCGCCGTCACGGCGGGCCTCGTCGTCTACGCGCCGGAGCTGGGCCTCCTCGTCGCCGTCGCGCTGCCCGTGCTGGCGCTCGCGCCGCTGCCGCTGCTGCCGTACGCCACCCGCCGCGCCGACGACCAGCGGGCCAAGGCCGGCCGGGCGACCGAGCTGGCCGCGGACACCGTGGCGGGGCTGCGGGTGCTGCGCGGCATCGGCGGCGAGGAGCTGTTCCTCGACCGCTACCGGGAGGCGTCGCAGAAGGTGCGGACCGCGGCGGTGCGCAGCGCGCGGATGTGGGCGCTGATCCACGCCGTGCAGGTGGCGCTGCCGGGGGTGCTGCTGGTGGTCGTCGTCGGGCACGGGGCGGGGCTCGCGCGGAACGGGACGATCACGGTCGGCGAGCTGGTCACGGTCTACGGGGCGGTGACGTTCCTGCTCTTCCCGATGCATCACTTCGCCGAGCTGGCGATGGCGTACTCCTTCTCCCGTCCCTCCGCCAAGCGCGCCGCCCGGGTCCTCGGGCTCGCCCGCACCACGACCGGCGGCACCGGCACCGACCACGGCCCGCTCGGCGGCGAGCTGCACGACCCGGCGACCGGGCTGCGCGCCGCGGCCGGCCGGATGACCGCCGTGGTGTGCGGCGACCCGGACGCCGCGGGGCGGCTCGCCGACCGGCTCGGCGGGCACCCGGCGGAGCCGGGCGAGCTGCCGTCGGTGCGGCTCGGCGGCGTGGAGCTGGACGACGTGCCGCTCGCGGGGGCGCGGGCGGCGGTGCTGGTGCAGGACAAGGACCCGATGCTGCTGTCCGGGACGCTGGCCGACCTGCTGGACGTACCCGCGTCGGGATCGGTCAAGCCCGCCGCCGCGCTGGCCGCCGCGCAGTGCGGCGACGTGCTCACCGCGCTGGCGCAGGCGGCGGCCGCGGCGCCGGACGGCGACGGGGCGCCGATGGGCGCGCCGATGGGCGCGCCGATCACCGAGCGCGGCCGGTCGCTCTCCGGCGGCCAGCGCCAGCGGCTGGCACTGGCGCGGTCGCTGGTGGCCGACCCGGAGGTGCTGGTGCTGGACGAGCCGACGTCGGCGGTCGACTCGCACACCGAGGCGCGTATCGCCGAGAGCCTGCGGGAGATCCGCGCGGGACGTACGACGGTGGTGTTCACCTCCAGCCCGCTGCTGCTGGACCGGGCGGACACGGTGGTGTTCGTGCAGGACGGCACGGTGCTGGCCGAGGGGCCGCACCGCGAACTGCTCCACGGCGACGTCGCGTACCGCACCGTGGTCACCCGGGAGACGGACGGCGAGAAGCAGGCCGGCCGCGTACCGGAAGGCGATCCTGCCGTACGCGGCGAGGGCGGCGTGCCGCAGATGATGGAGGAGACCGCATGA
- a CDS encoding L,D-transpeptidase family protein, giving the protein MRAYGTSGRLPRRTAAAAVGLILLAGCGTSGGDGGDGGGTGGTGKAAPTGDASASPGTPPGDIPGVGARLNGKVPADSRQAVAVYGEGPDSADATVVLYEKRGGDWQRRESWPAHNGKRGWTPDHREGDKRSPVGVFTLSDAGGVLADPGAKLPYLQSPAFAAPHYWPETHWNDFDLVIAIDYNRVRGTSPLDPTRPQGQGKGGSIWFHMDHGSGTSGCVSISKSGMTTLLRTLDPRKDPVAVMGDRASLAG; this is encoded by the coding sequence ATGCGTGCGTACGGGACGAGCGGGCGGCTGCCGCGCCGGACGGCCGCCGCGGCGGTGGGGCTGATTCTGCTGGCCGGCTGCGGCACTTCGGGCGGCGACGGCGGTGACGGCGGGGGTACGGGCGGTACGGGCAAGGCCGCGCCCACCGGCGACGCGAGCGCGTCGCCGGGCACCCCGCCCGGCGACATCCCCGGCGTCGGCGCCCGGCTGAACGGGAAGGTGCCCGCGGACTCCCGCCAGGCCGTCGCCGTCTACGGCGAGGGCCCCGACTCCGCCGACGCCACCGTCGTCCTCTACGAGAAGCGCGGCGGGGACTGGCAGCGCCGGGAGAGCTGGCCCGCGCACAACGGCAAGAGGGGCTGGACCCCCGACCACCGCGAGGGCGACAAGCGCAGCCCCGTGGGGGTGTTCACGCTCTCCGACGCCGGCGGCGTCCTCGCCGACCCGGGCGCGAAGCTCCCGTACCTGCAGAGCCCGGCCTTCGCCGCGCCCCACTACTGGCCCGAGACGCACTGGAACGACTTCGACCTCGTCATCGCCATCGACTACAACCGCGTGCGGGGCACCTCGCCGCTCGACCCGACGCGCCCGCAGGGGCAGGGGAAGGGCGGCTCGATCTGGTTCCACATGGACCACGGCAGCGGCACGTCCGGGTGCGTCAGCATCTCCAAGTCCGGGATGACGACGCTGCTGCGCACCCTGGACCCGCGGAAGGACCCGGTCGCCGTGATGGGCGACCGGGCCTCCCTGGCCGGCTAG
- a CDS encoding metal-dependent hydrolase, whose protein sequence is MMGPAHSLSGAAAWLGVGAAATATGHEMPWPVLVVGALICAGAALAPDLDHKSATISRAFGPLSRILCEVIDKLSASVYKATKKRGDPRRSGGHRTLTHTWLWAVLVGAGFSALAVLGGRWAVLGILFVHMVLAIEGLLWRAARVSSDVLVWLLGATSAWILAAVLDRPGNGSDWLFTEPGQEYLWLGLPIVLGALVHDLGDALTVSGCPVLWPIPVGRRRWYPIGPPDFMRFRAGSWIELKILMPAFMLAGTVGGLTAMGVIG, encoded by the coding sequence ATGATGGGTCCAGCGCACTCGCTTTCCGGGGCGGCGGCGTGGCTGGGGGTGGGCGCGGCGGCCACCGCGACGGGCCACGAGATGCCCTGGCCGGTGCTCGTCGTCGGCGCCCTCATCTGCGCCGGGGCGGCCCTCGCCCCGGACCTGGACCACAAGTCCGCGACGATCTCCCGCGCCTTCGGCCCGCTCTCCCGCATCCTCTGCGAGGTCATCGACAAGCTCTCCGCCAGTGTCTACAAGGCGACGAAGAAACGCGGCGACCCCCGCCGCTCCGGCGGCCACCGCACCCTGACGCACACCTGGCTCTGGGCGGTCCTGGTCGGCGCCGGCTTCTCCGCGCTCGCGGTCCTCGGCGGCCGGTGGGCGGTCCTCGGGATCCTCTTCGTCCACATGGTGCTGGCCATCGAGGGCCTGCTGTGGCGTGCCGCCCGGGTCTCCAGCGACGTCCTCGTGTGGCTCCTCGGCGCCACCAGCGCCTGGATCCTCGCCGCCGTCCTCGACCGGCCCGGCAACGGCTCCGACTGGCTCTTCACCGAGCCCGGCCAGGAGTACCTGTGGCTGGGCCTGCCCATCGTCCTCGGCGCCCTCGTCCACGACCTCGGCGACGCCCTCACCGTCTCCGGCTGCCCGGTCCTGTGGCCGATCCCGGTGGGCCGCCGGCGCTGGTACCCGATCGGGCCGCCGGACTTCATGCGCTTCCGCGCCGGAAGCTGGATCGAGCTGAAGATACTGATGCCGGCCTTCATGCTCGCCGGCACCGTCGGCGGGCTCACCGCGATGGGCGTCATCGGCTGA
- a CDS encoding FAD-binding and (Fe-S)-binding domain-containing protein, with product MPLLQPKPSALRPGRGAAAPAPDRVADDLAAGTPEPLRAELTALLGAEKVLTGASDLVRYASDASPYRFVPRAVALAETVADVSALFRFAHEHGRKLVFRAAGTSLNGQAQGEDILVDVRRHWAGVEVLDDAAARARVGPGTTVVRANATLARHGRVLGPDPASAIACTLGGVVANNASGMTAGTTRNSYRTLASLTFVLPSGTVVDTAAPDADERLAAAEPELWSGLLALKAEIEADAELTARIRAKYEIKNTNGYRLDAFLDGATPVQILRGLMVGSEGTLGFIADTVFDTLPLDRHTSTALLFFPTLQAAAAAVPAFNAAGARAVELMDGNTLRASVSVAGVPADWAELPKETAALLVEFRAPDEAAREAYEEAAAGVLAGLDLVAPVGSVAAEGNAFTRDPGRIGGYWKARKAFVTAVGGSRPAGTTLITEDFAVPPGRLAEACEALLELQARHGFDAAVAGHAAHGNLHFLLAFDAAEPADVERYAAFMDDFCRLTVERFDGSLKAEHATGRNIAPFLALEWGERATGLMWRIKELIDPHGILAPRVLLDRDPQAHLRGLKTIPRIEDVADPCIECGFCEPTCPSGDLTTTPRQRIVLRREMLRQPPDAPVTGSLLQAYGYDAVDTCAGDSTCGLDCPVGIDTGQMMKDFRHARHSAREERAAAATARRFRQVERAARLAVAVAHRLGDRVPGAATRLARRAVRPDLVPEWLPEIPAPAARRLPGTVREGAAAVYFPACVNRIFGGPDDARGPNLAEAVVAVSARAGRPVWIPDDVTGTCCATIWHSKGYADGTRVMANRIVEAAWWWTDGARLPVVVDASSCTLGLAHEVVPYLTEASRKLHAQLTVVDSLDWAADELLPHLTVERKTASAVVHPTCSMRHLGNTGRLTALAEAVAEEVVVPDDAACCAFAGDRGLLHKELTASATAREAAEVAAREYDAHLSANRMCEIGMDRATGRSYRSVLLELERATRPAGVRGRRG from the coding sequence ATGCCGCTGCTCCAGCCCAAGCCCTCGGCCCTGCGCCCCGGCCGCGGAGCGGCGGCGCCCGCGCCCGACCGGGTCGCCGACGACCTCGCCGCGGGCACGCCGGAGCCGCTGCGCGCGGAGCTGACGGCGCTGCTGGGTGCGGAGAAGGTGCTGACGGGCGCCTCGGACCTGGTGCGGTATGCCTCGGACGCCAGCCCGTACCGGTTCGTGCCGCGGGCGGTGGCCCTGGCCGAGACGGTCGCGGACGTCTCGGCGCTCTTCAGGTTCGCCCACGAGCACGGCCGGAAGCTGGTCTTCCGGGCGGCGGGCACGTCGCTGAACGGCCAGGCGCAGGGCGAGGACATCCTCGTCGACGTCCGCCGCCACTGGGCGGGCGTCGAGGTGCTCGACGACGCCGCGGCACGCGCCCGCGTCGGCCCCGGCACCACCGTCGTACGGGCCAACGCCACCCTCGCCAGGCACGGCCGCGTCCTCGGCCCCGACCCGGCCAGCGCCATCGCCTGCACCCTCGGCGGCGTCGTCGCCAACAACGCCTCGGGCATGACGGCGGGCACCACGCGCAACTCGTACCGCACGCTCGCCTCGCTGACCTTCGTGCTGCCCTCCGGCACCGTCGTGGACACCGCCGCGCCCGACGCCGACGAACGGCTGGCCGCCGCCGAGCCGGAGCTGTGGAGCGGTCTGCTCGCGCTCAAGGCCGAGATCGAGGCGGACGCGGAGCTGACGGCCCGCATCCGCGCCAAGTACGAGATCAAGAACACCAACGGCTACCGGCTCGACGCCTTCCTCGACGGCGCCACCCCCGTGCAGATACTGCGCGGGCTGATGGTCGGCTCCGAGGGCACGCTCGGCTTCATCGCCGACACCGTCTTCGACACGCTGCCGCTGGACCGGCACACCTCCACGGCGCTGCTGTTCTTTCCCACCCTCCAGGCCGCCGCGGCCGCTGTGCCGGCGTTCAACGCCGCCGGAGCGCGGGCCGTGGAGCTGATGGACGGCAATACGCTGCGCGCCTCGGTGAGCGTCGCCGGGGTGCCCGCCGACTGGGCGGAGCTGCCGAAGGAGACGGCGGCGCTGCTGGTGGAGTTCCGGGCGCCGGACGAGGCGGCGCGGGAGGCGTACGAGGAGGCGGCGGCCGGGGTGCTGGCGGGGCTCGACCTCGTGGCGCCGGTCGGGTCCGTGGCGGCCGAGGGTAACGCGTTCACCCGCGACCCGGGCCGCATCGGCGGCTACTGGAAGGCGCGCAAGGCGTTCGTGACCGCCGTCGGCGGCTCCCGCCCGGCCGGTACGACCCTCATCACCGAGGACTTCGCCGTCCCGCCCGGCCGGCTGGCCGAAGCCTGCGAGGCGCTGCTCGAACTCCAGGCGCGGCACGGCTTCGACGCCGCCGTCGCCGGCCACGCCGCCCACGGCAACCTGCACTTCCTGCTCGCCTTCGACGCCGCGGAGCCCGCCGACGTCGAGCGGTACGCGGCCTTCATGGACGACTTCTGCCGGCTGACCGTCGAGCGCTTCGACGGCTCGCTGAAGGCCGAGCACGCCACCGGCCGCAACATCGCCCCGTTCCTCGCGCTGGAGTGGGGCGAGCGGGCCACCGGGCTGATGTGGCGGATCAAGGAGCTGATCGACCCGCACGGCATCCTCGCCCCGCGGGTGCTGCTCGACCGCGACCCGCAGGCGCACCTCCGCGGGCTGAAGACCATCCCGCGGATCGAGGACGTCGCCGACCCGTGCATCGAGTGCGGCTTCTGCGAACCCACCTGCCCCAGCGGCGACCTGACGACCACCCCGCGGCAACGCATCGTGCTGCGCCGGGAGATGCTGCGCCAGCCGCCGGACGCGCCGGTCACCGGCAGCCTTCTCCAGGCGTACGGGTACGACGCCGTCGACACCTGCGCCGGCGACTCCACGTGCGGCCTGGACTGCCCCGTCGGCATCGACACCGGGCAGATGATGAAGGACTTCCGGCACGCCCGGCACTCCGCCCGCGAGGAGCGCGCCGCCGCCGCCACCGCCCGCCGCTTCCGCCAGGTCGAACGGGCCGCCCGGCTGGCCGTCGCCGTCGCGCACCGGCTCGGCGACCGGGTGCCGGGCGCGGCGACCCGGCTCGCGCGCCGCGCGGTACGCCCCGACCTCGTACCCGAGTGGCTGCCGGAGATCCCCGCTCCGGCGGCGCGCCGGCTGCCCGGCACCGTCCGCGAGGGCGCCGCAGCCGTCTACTTCCCGGCGTGCGTCAACCGCATCTTCGGCGGCCCGGACGACGCGCGCGGACCGAACCTCGCGGAGGCCGTCGTCGCCGTCTCCGCCCGCGCCGGGCGGCCCGTGTGGATCCCCGACGACGTCACCGGCACCTGCTGCGCCACCATCTGGCACTCCAAGGGCTACGCCGACGGCACCCGGGTGATGGCCAACCGCATCGTCGAGGCCGCCTGGTGGTGGACCGACGGCGCCCGGCTGCCGGTCGTCGTCGACGCCTCGTCCTGCACCCTGGGCCTCGCGCACGAGGTGGTGCCGTATCTGACGGAGGCGAGCCGCAAGCTGCACGCGCAGCTCACCGTCGTCGACTCGCTCGACTGGGCCGCCGACGAGCTGCTGCCCCATCTGACGGTCGAGCGCAAGACCGCCTCCGCCGTGGTCCACCCGACCTGCTCGATGCGCCATCTGGGCAACACCGGCCGGCTCACCGCGCTGGCCGAGGCGGTCGCGGAGGAGGTCGTCGTGCCGGACGACGCGGCCTGCTGCGCCTTCGCCGGCGACCGCGGCCTGCTGCACAAGGAGCTGACCGCGTCCGCGACCGCGCGCGAGGCCGCGGAGGTCGCCGCCCGGGAGTACGACGCGCACCTGTCGGCGAACCGGATGTGCGAGATCGGCATGGACCGGGCCACCGGCCGCTCGTACCGCTCCGTACTGCTGGAGCTGGAGCGCGCCACCCGCCCCGCGGGGGTCCGGGGACGCCGCGGATAA
- a CDS encoding Gfo/Idh/MocA family protein — protein sequence MREENATPRPGDSDDGYSRRSVLRSAGIAGAGLGLGAFGASQAQAADAGAAGEAAAPAVPPRRGRTMIGVPFETHTTVRVGIVGLGNRGGGMIDLFLAQPGVRVTALCDPVVDKVERAAKKVVAAGQPAPATYTKGDHDFEQLCARGDIDFVYVATPWDWHFEMAKAAMTNGKHVGVECPIAMTVKELWDLVDLSERTRRHCMQLENCAYGKNEMRVLRMAHAGLFGELLHAAGAYNHDLRGLMFDPDYYEGPWRRLWHTRLRGDLYPNHGFGPTANYMDVNRGDRVTQISSFGTPALGLAEYREEHMPAGDPSWKETYIGSDRTFSVLQTARGRVIRLEHDVSTPHPYSRINSLGGTKGVFEDYEPRIYLEPMHTDDRWHSFADFAEYDHWLWKEHSNPPGGHGGMDYIMIFRLMQCMRLGLVPDFDVYDAVTWTAPVPLSHESIKAGGRPQQIPDFTRGGWKDKRSGVDSEKPDEA from the coding sequence ATGCGCGAGGAGAACGCCACCCCGAGACCAGGCGATTCCGACGACGGCTACTCCCGCCGTTCGGTTCTGCGCTCGGCGGGCATCGCCGGTGCAGGGCTCGGCCTGGGGGCCTTCGGCGCCTCCCAGGCCCAGGCGGCAGACGCGGGCGCGGCCGGTGAAGCCGCGGCGCCGGCCGTGCCGCCGCGGCGGGGCAGGACGATGATCGGCGTGCCCTTCGAGACCCACACCACCGTGCGGGTCGGGATCGTGGGCCTCGGCAACCGCGGCGGCGGCATGATCGACCTGTTCCTGGCCCAGCCGGGCGTCCGGGTGACCGCGCTGTGCGACCCGGTCGTGGACAAGGTGGAGCGGGCCGCGAAGAAGGTCGTCGCCGCCGGCCAGCCGGCGCCCGCCACGTACACCAAGGGCGACCACGACTTCGAGCAGCTCTGCGCCCGCGGCGACATCGACTTCGTCTACGTCGCCACCCCCTGGGACTGGCACTTCGAGATGGCCAAGGCGGCCATGACGAACGGCAAGCACGTCGGTGTCGAGTGCCCCATCGCGATGACCGTGAAGGAGCTGTGGGACCTCGTCGACCTGTCCGAGCGCACCCGCAGGCACTGCATGCAGTTGGAGAACTGCGCGTACGGCAAGAACGAGATGCGGGTGCTGCGCATGGCGCACGCCGGGCTCTTCGGCGAACTGCTGCACGCCGCCGGCGCGTACAACCACGACCTGCGCGGGCTGATGTTCGACCCCGACTACTACGAGGGCCCGTGGCGCCGGCTGTGGCACACCCGGCTGCGCGGCGACCTCTACCCCAACCACGGCTTCGGCCCGACGGCCAACTACATGGACGTCAACCGCGGCGACCGCGTCACGCAGATCTCCAGCTTCGGCACCCCGGCCCTGGGCCTCGCCGAGTACCGCGAGGAGCACATGCCCGCCGGCGACCCGAGCTGGAAGGAGACGTACATCGGCAGCGACCGCACCTTCAGCGTGCTGCAGACGGCCAGGGGCCGCGTCATCCGGCTGGAGCACGACGTCTCCACCCCGCACCCGTACAGCCGGATCAACTCCCTCGGCGGCACGAAGGGCGTCTTCGAGGACTACGAGCCGCGCATCTACCTGGAGCCGATGCACACCGACGACCGGTGGCACAGCTTCGCGGACTTCGCGGAGTACGACCACTGGCTGTGGAAGGAGCACTCCAACCCGCCCGGCGGCCACGGCGGCATGGACTACATCATGATCTTCCGGCTGATGCAGTGCATGCGCCTCGGCCTGGTCCCGGACTTCGACGTCTACGACGCCGTGACCTGGACCGCGCCGGTGCCGCTCAGCCACGAGTCGATCAAGGCGGGCGGCAGGCCGCAGCAGATCCCGGACTTCACCCGCGGCGGGTGGAAGGACAAGCGCTCCGGCGTCGACTCGGAGAAGCCCGACGAGGCGTGA
- a CDS encoding ABC transporter ATP-binding protein: protein MIGVRPPEYDPAAPRTATTLPVGAPATVRGYVAELLRRHRTAFLLLIAVNAIAVIASMAGPYLLGGLVEDLSAGVEDLPLTRAVVLFSIALAIQAVFIRLVRLRGAMLGERMLADLREDFLVRSVGLPPGVLERAGTGDLLSRITTDIDRLANAMREAVPQLTIAVVWVGLVLGGMVVMAPPLAVAVVLAAPVLLAGCRWYFKRAPSAYRSEAAGYAAVAAALSETVDAGRTVEAHRLGARRVALSDRRVKEWVAWERYTLYLRCMFFPVFNATHVVVVGSVLLIGGAFVFQGWMSVGELTTGALLAQMLTEPVGMILRWYDELQVAQVSLARLVGVRDIEEEPGDAAVRPGGRDVHADEVRFGYRAGADVLHGVSLRLRPGSRLALVGPSGAGKSTLGRLLAGIYSPRRGEIRLGGAELARMPAERVREHVALVNQEHHVFVGSLRDNLRLARTGASDAELWAALGAVDAGEWSRALDDGLDTEVGSGGTALTPAQAQQIALARLVLADPHTLVLDEATSLLDPRAARHLERSLAKVLDGRTVVAIAHRLHTAHDADVIAVVEEGRISELGSHDELVAADGAYAALWRSWHG from the coding sequence ATGATCGGCGTGCGACCGCCGGAGTACGACCCGGCCGCGCCGCGCACCGCGACCACCCTGCCGGTGGGCGCTCCCGCGACCGTGCGCGGCTACGTGGCGGAGCTGCTGCGCCGGCACCGGACGGCATTCCTACTGCTGATCGCCGTCAACGCGATCGCCGTCATCGCCTCCATGGCCGGCCCGTACCTGCTGGGCGGACTGGTCGAGGACCTGTCCGCGGGGGTCGAGGACCTCCCTCTGACGCGCGCGGTGGTGCTGTTCTCGATCGCGCTGGCGATCCAGGCGGTCTTCATCCGGCTGGTGCGGCTGCGCGGCGCGATGCTGGGCGAGCGGATGCTCGCGGACCTGCGCGAGGACTTCCTCGTGCGGTCCGTGGGCCTGCCCCCGGGCGTACTGGAGCGGGCCGGGACCGGCGATCTGCTGTCCCGTATCACCACGGACATCGACCGGCTGGCGAACGCGATGCGCGAGGCCGTGCCGCAGTTGACGATCGCGGTGGTGTGGGTCGGGCTGGTGCTCGGCGGCATGGTGGTGATGGCGCCGCCGCTGGCGGTGGCGGTGGTGCTGGCCGCGCCGGTGCTGCTCGCGGGCTGCCGCTGGTACTTCAAGCGGGCGCCGAGCGCGTACCGCTCGGAGGCCGCGGGGTACGCCGCCGTGGCCGCGGCGCTCTCCGAGACGGTGGACGCGGGGCGCACGGTGGAGGCGCACCGGCTGGGCGCGCGCCGCGTCGCGCTCTCGGACCGGCGGGTGAAGGAATGGGTGGCGTGGGAGCGGTACACGCTCTATCTGCGCTGCATGTTCTTCCCTGTGTTCAACGCCACGCACGTCGTCGTGGTCGGCTCCGTGCTGCTGATCGGCGGCGCGTTCGTCTTCCAGGGCTGGATGAGCGTCGGCGAGCTGACGACGGGCGCGCTGCTCGCGCAGATGCTCACCGAGCCGGTGGGCATGATCCTGCGCTGGTACGACGAACTCCAGGTGGCCCAGGTGTCGCTGGCCCGGCTGGTGGGCGTACGGGACATCGAGGAGGAGCCCGGCGACGCGGCCGTGCGGCCCGGCGGCCGGGACGTCCACGCCGACGAGGTCCGCTTCGGCTACCGCGCGGGGGCGGACGTGCTGCACGGCGTCTCGCTGCGGTTGCGGCCGGGCAGCCGGCTGGCGCTGGTCGGGCCCTCGGGCGCGGGCAAGTCGACGCTGGGGCGGCTGCTGGCCGGGATCTACTCGCCGCGGCGCGGCGAGATCCGGCTCGGCGGTGCGGAGCTGGCGCGGATGCCGGCCGAGCGGGTGCGCGAGCACGTGGCGCTGGTCAACCAGGAGCACCACGTCTTCGTCGGCTCGCTCCGCGACAACCTGCGCCTGGCGCGTACCGGGGCGAGCGACGCGGAGCTGTGGGCGGCGCTGGGCGCGGTCGACGCGGGCGAGTGGTCCCGGGCGCTGGACGACGGCCTCGACACCGAGGTCGGCTCGGGCGGCACGGCCCTCACCCCGGCGCAGGCGCAGCAGATCGCGCTCGCCCGGCTGGTGCTGGCCGACCCGCACACGCTGGTCCTCGACGAGGCGACGTCGCTGCTCGATCCGCGGGCGGCGCGGCACCTGGAGCGGTCGCTGGCGAAGGTCCTGGACGGCCGCACGGTCGTGGCCATCGCCCACCGCCTGCACACCGCGCACGACGCGGACGTCATCGCGGTGGTCGAGGAGGGCCGCATCAGCGAACTCGGCAGCCACGACGAACTGGTCGCGGCAGACGGCGCCTACGCGGCCCTCTGGCGCTCCTGGCACGGCTGA